From Topomyia yanbarensis strain Yona2022 chromosome 1, ASM3024719v1, whole genome shotgun sequence, one genomic window encodes:
- the LOC131676793 gene encoding transcriptional activator cubitus interruptus isoform X1, giving the protein MPEKETFHEHMQVHPFHHPGHPLAAAVHHHPGLAASHGLAAAAAAAAANGGNPAGGYNPLQIPSAFVAFHSQLPSMEQRAAHDGRYGLWDPTGPPSYHHSTSHGLSNNANFAELQFLSARRAAVAAAVASAEAAAGTVLPSHLPATVVPTTVSPPVTTEDRNSTANGASARGNSSPGLPTTNGGSPPGPGAGGGGGQSSAGQTTLPSVPVPHPGDFHPAYRIPGYMEHLYSLQHASASLHGLGLTSEYLNARNAIADLHPASSLASADFHFSIDAASRLNSPRPGSIRASVSRKRALSSSPYSDSFDISSMIRYSPNSLASLVNASRSSSASGSYGHLSASALGPALGVHSAMPPHLQHLLRSSGFLHSLPGHHPPTASMFSLPPHHPLHPGHSLTKPQQITDLSSKKPEQPHSTNHVTRVEADSASNAQQKKSRIKREPSMHIPMHKGSPPNGSAMITSNHQLSPTSTQGMSNGTSTSTAATSTTHNGAHGLNLSPMHTMDSHGMCGSKVDSTDPKDEPGDFIETNCHWRDCSLEFNTQDELVKHINNDHIHANKKSFVCRWDDCSRDEKPFKAQYMLVVHMRRHTGEKPHKCTFEGCCKAYSRLENLKTHLRSHTGEKPYTCEYPGCSKAFSNASDRAKHQNRTHSNEKPYVCKAPGCTKRYTDPSSLRKHVKTVHGAEFYANKKHKGNGHHGGSGGGHGSGGDGGDDGDGSNHMFDGSPRSEDMQSGKTTSMSSPSIKSESDAHSPGQPPINSPMSISALTAGLVEDYDGNSMQLGSLAAIDDPAWPYVDEDLEVADLPYVLREMVDMGGPTSAATTGSRAGAPRNRFKNRINNKGSLMSNMLSNIPEINNYRNTFGLGELNRRITDLKMEPGTTPPPQPSPVSKNCPTDFGQLRPPTGPSPSCTNAMMTNAYLNPGQLRRDSNNSTTSSSYYSMRSADISRRSSQASQQSSISTMRPTSYYNSSFYDPISPGSSRRSSSMSTATNGGQSLPPPPSSHLISTHLQRFNQGSVGNQVAGSSRHSIPNNMSGGSYYHQQQLLGQIDRRMSEPVTANQHGSVGIGSQFGPGFGGPPRPVSAAPKSSTVTSGVVAKVPTPQAGKLHPNQEVVLDEVEEGEMVENKLVIPDEMLQYLNQVADQESKVTVPQGMSTPNSTAADNAGPSGWNPTNNSPPAYSANTMQPPQKQPASFSQAQSNLNNVLMSPQSQYSNDDCSLMSNVMSPQTPQHQMMSPMMPESASAPLTPQQSTPVQCQVQHFNRFNFPQNQPNQPPPLRQIACSNLIGYFHRTDQSAHHCCLAMMMQGSLHINPSSGANNSNSQQYKNPFSNHFNSNFPAASQQQQTAPSTQSPHPVDVEIQCGDISQSQMSPAVATLAAAQPVSSSPHRQNIPQQTATKPMESSLQTPPLPSTPTGFGNPAPSVANATGVAGTATPAAAVATVTATVSAPAATGTQSTMGSDTYQRTLEYVQNCQNWVESAADMVSSSTHPAGVGGTSAVAAATSSNLIINDMSTSLSSYFEEDRYLQMIQ; this is encoded by the exons ACTGTCTAACAATGCAAATTTCGCTGAGTTGCAATTTTTAAGCGCCCGTCGAGCTGCCGTTGCCGCAGCAGTGGCCAGTGCAGAGGCCGCAGCCGGTACCGTGCTACCGTCACATCTACCAGCAACGGTGGTCCCGACGACCGTTTCGCCGCCGGTTACAACCGAGGACCGTAATAGTACCGCCAACGGTGCTAGTGCGCGGGGAAACTCCAGTCCCGGGCTGCCTACTACCAATGGAGGAAGCCCGCCGGGCCCTGGTGCCGGTGGCGGCGGTGGACAGTCATCTGCTGGACAGACCACACTTCCCTCGGTACCAGTGCCACATCCAGGCGATTTCCATCCAGCCTACAGGATACCCGGCTACATGGAACATCTATACTCGCTGCAGCACGCGTCGGCCTCGTTGCATG GTCTTGGACTTACCTCGGAGTACCTCAATGCTCGCAACGCAATCGCCGATCTGCACCCGGCAAGCTCGCTTGCTAGCGCTGATTTCCACTTCAGCATCGATGCAGCCAGTCGACTTAATAGTCCTCGACCCGGGAGTATACGGGCCAGTGTCAgccgcaaacgtgccttatcctCGTCGCCATACTCGGACTCGTTCGACATTAGTTCGATGATACGTTACTCCCCCAATTCGCTAGCATCGCTCGTCAATGCATCCCGCAGTAGCAGTGCTAGTGGATCCTACGGTCACCTATCAGCCAGTGCCCTCGGACCGGCACTCGGAGTCCACAGTGCAATGCCGCCGCATCTGCAGCATTTACTGAGAAGTAGTGGGTTCCTGCACTCTCTACCTGGGCATCATCCACCAACGGCTAGTATGTTCTCGCTACCACCGCACCATCCGCTGCATCCGGGACATTCCCTAACGAAGCCACAG CAAATTACCGATCTCTCCAGCAAAAAACCAGAACAACCACACTCCACCAACCATGTGACACGCGTGGAAGCCGACAGTGCAAGTAACGCCCAGCAGAAAAAGTCTCGCATTAAGCGAGAACCTTCGATGCACATCCCGATGCACAAGGGAAGCCCACCGAACGGTTCAGCAATGATTACCTCCAACCATCAGCTCAGTCCGACGTCCACTCAGGGTATGTCGAACGGAACATCCACCTCAACGGCAGCTACCTCCACCACACACAACGGAGCACACGGTTTGAATCTCAGCCCGATGCATACTATGGACAGCCATGGTATGTGCGGTTCCAAGGTGGATTCTACCGATCCGAAAGATGAACCAGGAGACTTTATCGAAACCAACTGCCACTGGCGAGACTGCTCGCTAGAGTTCAACACCCAGGACGAGCTGGTGAAGCACATCAACAACGATCACATCCACGCGAACAAGAAATCCTTCGTCTGTCGATGGGATGATTGTTCCCGGGACGAAAAACCGTTCAAGGCTCAGTATATGCTGGTGGTGCATATGAGAAGGCACACGGGAGAGAAACCGCACAAATGCACG TTTGAAGGTTGCTGCAAAGCGTATTCTAGGCTGGAGAATCTTAAGACTCACCTGCGATCACATACCGGCGAGAAACCATACACTTGCGAGTATCCGGGATGCAGCAAGGCGTTCAGCAATGCTTCCGATCGAGCTAAGCACCAGAACCGCACACACAGTAATGAG AAACCTTATGTCTGTAAAGCGCCCGGGTGCACCAAGCGATACACGGACCCGAGCTCGCTCCGGAAGCACGTTAAGACGGTCCACGGAGCGGAGTTCTACGCTAACAAAAAGCACAAGGGCAACGGGCATCACGGTGGCAGCGGTGGAGGCCACGGAAGCGGCGGAGATGGCGGTGATGACGGAGACGGGTCGAATCACATGTTCGACGGAAGTCCAAGGAGTGAAGACATGCAGAGTGGCAAAACAACAAGTATGAGCAGTCCCAGTATCAAATCGGAATCGGATGCTCACTCGCCTGGTCAACCTCCGATCAACAGTCCGATGTCGATTTCAGCCCTTACCGCTGGATTGGTGGAAGACTATGATGGCAATAGTATGCAGCTGGGAAGCCTAGCAGCGATTGACGATCCTGCCTGGCCATATGTTGATGAGGATCTTGAG GTCGCTGATCTTCCGTATGTCCTTCGTGAAATGGTTGACATGGGAGGTCCAACATCAGCAGCTACAACTGGATCACGTGCAGGAGCTCCGAGGAACCGTTTTAAGAATCGTATCAATAACAAGGGTTCGCTGATGAGTAACATGCTGTCCAACATCCCGGAGATCAACAACTATCGCAACACATTCGGGTTGGGCGAGCTGAACCGACGGATCACCGATCTCAAGATGGAACCGGGTACGACACCTCCTCCGCAACCATCACCAGTATCCAAGAACTGCCCGACTGATTTCGGTCAACTGAGACCACCGACTGGTCCGTCACCGTCGTGTACGAACGCGATGATGACGAACGCCTACCTTAACCCGGGTCAACTACGCAGGGATAGTAATAATAGTACAACCAGTAGCTCATACTACAGCATGCGTTCAGCAGACATTAGTAGACGAAGCAGTCAAGCGTCCCAGCAGAGCTCGATTTCGACAATGCGTCCGACCAGTTACTACAACTCATCCTTCTATGATCCAATCTCGCCAGGGAGCTCCAGGCGATCCAGTTCAATGTCAACGGCTACGAACGGAGGTCAAAGCTTACCTCCTCCACCGTCTTCTCATTTGATCTCGACGCACCTTCAACGGTTCAATCAGGGTTCGGTGGGAAATCAGGTAGCTGGAAGTTCAAGGCATTCAATCCCGAACAATATGAGTGGTGGAAGCTACTATCATCAACAACAGCTGCTCGGACAGATAGATCGCAGAATGTCAGAGCCAGTGACAGCCAACCAACATGGTTCTGTCGGAATAGGATCTCAGTTTGGCCCAGGTTTCGGTGGACCTCCACGACCGGTTTCAGCAGCTCCAAAAAGTAGCACAGTTACCTCCGGAGTAGTGGCCAAAGTTCCTACACCTCAAGCTGGTAAGCTGCATCCCAACCAGGAAGTTGTTCTAGACGAGGTCGAGGAAGGTGAAATGGTCGAAAACAAACTTGTAATTCCGGACGAAATGTTGCAGTATCTGAATCAAGTTGCAGATCAGGAGAGTAAAGTAACCGTACCGCAGGGTATGTCAACTCCAAACTCTACGGCGGCAGATAACGCAGGACCTTCTGGTTGGAATCCCACCAATAATTCACCACCAGCATACTCCGCAAACACAATGCAACCACCTCAAAAGCAACCGGCTTCTTTTAGCCAGGCACAATCGAACCTGAACAATGTATTGATGAGCCCCCAATCGCAATACAGTAACGACGATTGCAGTCTTATGAGCAACGTTATGTCCCCACAGACGCCACAACACCAAATGATGTCCCCGATGATGCCGGAGAGTGCTTCTGCGCCACTGACGCCACAGCAATCAACTCCTGTGCAATGTCAAGTACAACATTTCAACCGCTTCAACTTTCCACAGAATCAACCGAATCAGCCACCTCCGTTGCGACAGATCGCCTGCTCAAATTTGATTGGCTACTTCCATCGTACGGATCAAAGTGCTCATCACTGCTGCCTGGCAATGATGATGCAAGGTTCACTCCACATCAATCCTTCCTCCGGAGCTAACAACAGCAACTCTCAACAGTACAAAAACCCCTTCAGTAATCACTTTAACTCAAATTTTCCGGCAGCTTCACAACAGCAACAAACTGCCCCTTCTACTCAGTCCCCGCACCCAGTGGACGTGGAAATCCAGTGTGGAGATATCAGTCAGTCACAAATGTCCCCCGCAGTCGCTACCCTAGCAGCCGCGCAACCTGTATCATCCAGTCCTCACCGTCAAAACATCCCCCAGCAAACTGCTACCAAACCGATGGAGAGTAGCCTCCAAACACCTCCACTTCCATCAACTCCCACCGGATTTGGTAATCCAGCCCCGAGTGTAGCGAACGCCACCGGAGTCGCTGGTACAGCAACCCCAGCAGCTGCAGTAGCAACAGTAACAGCAACAGTATCCGCACCAGCAGCGACCGGAACCCAATCGACCATGGGTTCGGATACCTACCAACGTACTCTGGAGTACGTTCAAAACTGCCAGAACTGGGTAGAATCAGCCGCGGATATGGTCAGTAGCAGTACTCACCCGGCAGGTGTTGGAGGAACCAGTGCCGTCGCGGCTGCCACGTCGTCCaatctgatcatcaacgatatGAGCACCTCACTCAGTTCTTACTTTGAGGAGGATCGCTACCTGCAGATGATTCAGTGA
- the LOC131676793 gene encoding transcriptional activator cubitus interruptus isoform X2 has translation MTNGKSSVLIKVLHDCNLYVTAHGTHGLGLTSEYLNARNAIADLHPASSLASADFHFSIDAASRLNSPRPGSIRASVSRKRALSSSPYSDSFDISSMIRYSPNSLASLVNASRSSSASGSYGHLSASALGPALGVHSAMPPHLQHLLRSSGFLHSLPGHHPPTASMFSLPPHHPLHPGHSLTKPQQITDLSSKKPEQPHSTNHVTRVEADSASNAQQKKSRIKREPSMHIPMHKGSPPNGSAMITSNHQLSPTSTQGMSNGTSTSTAATSTTHNGAHGLNLSPMHTMDSHGMCGSKVDSTDPKDEPGDFIETNCHWRDCSLEFNTQDELVKHINNDHIHANKKSFVCRWDDCSRDEKPFKAQYMLVVHMRRHTGEKPHKCTFEGCCKAYSRLENLKTHLRSHTGEKPYTCEYPGCSKAFSNASDRAKHQNRTHSNEKPYVCKAPGCTKRYTDPSSLRKHVKTVHGAEFYANKKHKGNGHHGGSGGGHGSGGDGGDDGDGSNHMFDGSPRSEDMQSGKTTSMSSPSIKSESDAHSPGQPPINSPMSISALTAGLVEDYDGNSMQLGSLAAIDDPAWPYVDEDLEVADLPYVLREMVDMGGPTSAATTGSRAGAPRNRFKNRINNKGSLMSNMLSNIPEINNYRNTFGLGELNRRITDLKMEPGTTPPPQPSPVSKNCPTDFGQLRPPTGPSPSCTNAMMTNAYLNPGQLRRDSNNSTTSSSYYSMRSADISRRSSQASQQSSISTMRPTSYYNSSFYDPISPGSSRRSSSMSTATNGGQSLPPPPSSHLISTHLQRFNQGSVGNQVAGSSRHSIPNNMSGGSYYHQQQLLGQIDRRMSEPVTANQHGSVGIGSQFGPGFGGPPRPVSAAPKSSTVTSGVVAKVPTPQAGKLHPNQEVVLDEVEEGEMVENKLVIPDEMLQYLNQVADQESKVTVPQGMSTPNSTAADNAGPSGWNPTNNSPPAYSANTMQPPQKQPASFSQAQSNLNNVLMSPQSQYSNDDCSLMSNVMSPQTPQHQMMSPMMPESASAPLTPQQSTPVQCQVQHFNRFNFPQNQPNQPPPLRQIACSNLIGYFHRTDQSAHHCCLAMMMQGSLHINPSSGANNSNSQQYKNPFSNHFNSNFPAASQQQQTAPSTQSPHPVDVEIQCGDISQSQMSPAVATLAAAQPVSSSPHRQNIPQQTATKPMESSLQTPPLPSTPTGFGNPAPSVANATGVAGTATPAAAVATVTATVSAPAATGTQSTMGSDTYQRTLEYVQNCQNWVESAADMVSSSTHPAGVGGTSAVAAATSSNLIINDMSTSLSSYFEEDRYLQMIQ, from the exons ATGACGAACGGCAAGTCGAGTGTATTAATCAAGGTTTTACATGACTGCAATTTATACGTGACAGCTCACGGCACTCATG GTCTTGGACTTACCTCGGAGTACCTCAATGCTCGCAACGCAATCGCCGATCTGCACCCGGCAAGCTCGCTTGCTAGCGCTGATTTCCACTTCAGCATCGATGCAGCCAGTCGACTTAATAGTCCTCGACCCGGGAGTATACGGGCCAGTGTCAgccgcaaacgtgccttatcctCGTCGCCATACTCGGACTCGTTCGACATTAGTTCGATGATACGTTACTCCCCCAATTCGCTAGCATCGCTCGTCAATGCATCCCGCAGTAGCAGTGCTAGTGGATCCTACGGTCACCTATCAGCCAGTGCCCTCGGACCGGCACTCGGAGTCCACAGTGCAATGCCGCCGCATCTGCAGCATTTACTGAGAAGTAGTGGGTTCCTGCACTCTCTACCTGGGCATCATCCACCAACGGCTAGTATGTTCTCGCTACCACCGCACCATCCGCTGCATCCGGGACATTCCCTAACGAAGCCACAG CAAATTACCGATCTCTCCAGCAAAAAACCAGAACAACCACACTCCACCAACCATGTGACACGCGTGGAAGCCGACAGTGCAAGTAACGCCCAGCAGAAAAAGTCTCGCATTAAGCGAGAACCTTCGATGCACATCCCGATGCACAAGGGAAGCCCACCGAACGGTTCAGCAATGATTACCTCCAACCATCAGCTCAGTCCGACGTCCACTCAGGGTATGTCGAACGGAACATCCACCTCAACGGCAGCTACCTCCACCACACACAACGGAGCACACGGTTTGAATCTCAGCCCGATGCATACTATGGACAGCCATGGTATGTGCGGTTCCAAGGTGGATTCTACCGATCCGAAAGATGAACCAGGAGACTTTATCGAAACCAACTGCCACTGGCGAGACTGCTCGCTAGAGTTCAACACCCAGGACGAGCTGGTGAAGCACATCAACAACGATCACATCCACGCGAACAAGAAATCCTTCGTCTGTCGATGGGATGATTGTTCCCGGGACGAAAAACCGTTCAAGGCTCAGTATATGCTGGTGGTGCATATGAGAAGGCACACGGGAGAGAAACCGCACAAATGCACG TTTGAAGGTTGCTGCAAAGCGTATTCTAGGCTGGAGAATCTTAAGACTCACCTGCGATCACATACCGGCGAGAAACCATACACTTGCGAGTATCCGGGATGCAGCAAGGCGTTCAGCAATGCTTCCGATCGAGCTAAGCACCAGAACCGCACACACAGTAATGAG AAACCTTATGTCTGTAAAGCGCCCGGGTGCACCAAGCGATACACGGACCCGAGCTCGCTCCGGAAGCACGTTAAGACGGTCCACGGAGCGGAGTTCTACGCTAACAAAAAGCACAAGGGCAACGGGCATCACGGTGGCAGCGGTGGAGGCCACGGAAGCGGCGGAGATGGCGGTGATGACGGAGACGGGTCGAATCACATGTTCGACGGAAGTCCAAGGAGTGAAGACATGCAGAGTGGCAAAACAACAAGTATGAGCAGTCCCAGTATCAAATCGGAATCGGATGCTCACTCGCCTGGTCAACCTCCGATCAACAGTCCGATGTCGATTTCAGCCCTTACCGCTGGATTGGTGGAAGACTATGATGGCAATAGTATGCAGCTGGGAAGCCTAGCAGCGATTGACGATCCTGCCTGGCCATATGTTGATGAGGATCTTGAG GTCGCTGATCTTCCGTATGTCCTTCGTGAAATGGTTGACATGGGAGGTCCAACATCAGCAGCTACAACTGGATCACGTGCAGGAGCTCCGAGGAACCGTTTTAAGAATCGTATCAATAACAAGGGTTCGCTGATGAGTAACATGCTGTCCAACATCCCGGAGATCAACAACTATCGCAACACATTCGGGTTGGGCGAGCTGAACCGACGGATCACCGATCTCAAGATGGAACCGGGTACGACACCTCCTCCGCAACCATCACCAGTATCCAAGAACTGCCCGACTGATTTCGGTCAACTGAGACCACCGACTGGTCCGTCACCGTCGTGTACGAACGCGATGATGACGAACGCCTACCTTAACCCGGGTCAACTACGCAGGGATAGTAATAATAGTACAACCAGTAGCTCATACTACAGCATGCGTTCAGCAGACATTAGTAGACGAAGCAGTCAAGCGTCCCAGCAGAGCTCGATTTCGACAATGCGTCCGACCAGTTACTACAACTCATCCTTCTATGATCCAATCTCGCCAGGGAGCTCCAGGCGATCCAGTTCAATGTCAACGGCTACGAACGGAGGTCAAAGCTTACCTCCTCCACCGTCTTCTCATTTGATCTCGACGCACCTTCAACGGTTCAATCAGGGTTCGGTGGGAAATCAGGTAGCTGGAAGTTCAAGGCATTCAATCCCGAACAATATGAGTGGTGGAAGCTACTATCATCAACAACAGCTGCTCGGACAGATAGATCGCAGAATGTCAGAGCCAGTGACAGCCAACCAACATGGTTCTGTCGGAATAGGATCTCAGTTTGGCCCAGGTTTCGGTGGACCTCCACGACCGGTTTCAGCAGCTCCAAAAAGTAGCACAGTTACCTCCGGAGTAGTGGCCAAAGTTCCTACACCTCAAGCTGGTAAGCTGCATCCCAACCAGGAAGTTGTTCTAGACGAGGTCGAGGAAGGTGAAATGGTCGAAAACAAACTTGTAATTCCGGACGAAATGTTGCAGTATCTGAATCAAGTTGCAGATCAGGAGAGTAAAGTAACCGTACCGCAGGGTATGTCAACTCCAAACTCTACGGCGGCAGATAACGCAGGACCTTCTGGTTGGAATCCCACCAATAATTCACCACCAGCATACTCCGCAAACACAATGCAACCACCTCAAAAGCAACCGGCTTCTTTTAGCCAGGCACAATCGAACCTGAACAATGTATTGATGAGCCCCCAATCGCAATACAGTAACGACGATTGCAGTCTTATGAGCAACGTTATGTCCCCACAGACGCCACAACACCAAATGATGTCCCCGATGATGCCGGAGAGTGCTTCTGCGCCACTGACGCCACAGCAATCAACTCCTGTGCAATGTCAAGTACAACATTTCAACCGCTTCAACTTTCCACAGAATCAACCGAATCAGCCACCTCCGTTGCGACAGATCGCCTGCTCAAATTTGATTGGCTACTTCCATCGTACGGATCAAAGTGCTCATCACTGCTGCCTGGCAATGATGATGCAAGGTTCACTCCACATCAATCCTTCCTCCGGAGCTAACAACAGCAACTCTCAACAGTACAAAAACCCCTTCAGTAATCACTTTAACTCAAATTTTCCGGCAGCTTCACAACAGCAACAAACTGCCCCTTCTACTCAGTCCCCGCACCCAGTGGACGTGGAAATCCAGTGTGGAGATATCAGTCAGTCACAAATGTCCCCCGCAGTCGCTACCCTAGCAGCCGCGCAACCTGTATCATCCAGTCCTCACCGTCAAAACATCCCCCAGCAAACTGCTACCAAACCGATGGAGAGTAGCCTCCAAACACCTCCACTTCCATCAACTCCCACCGGATTTGGTAATCCAGCCCCGAGTGTAGCGAACGCCACCGGAGTCGCTGGTACAGCAACCCCAGCAGCTGCAGTAGCAACAGTAACAGCAACAGTATCCGCACCAGCAGCGACCGGAACCCAATCGACCATGGGTTCGGATACCTACCAACGTACTCTGGAGTACGTTCAAAACTGCCAGAACTGGGTAGAATCAGCCGCGGATATGGTCAGTAGCAGTACTCACCCGGCAGGTGTTGGAGGAACCAGTGCCGTCGCGGCTGCCACGTCGTCCaatctgatcatcaacgatatGAGCACCTCACTCAGTTCTTACTTTGAGGAGGATCGCTACCTGCAGATGATTCAGTGA